In Lolium perenne isolate Kyuss_39 chromosome 5, Kyuss_2.0, whole genome shotgun sequence, the sequence GTTAATGGACTTCTATTGCTCTATTGAAAAATATTGGCTTCAGTTCAGACACTTTCTGAACATCACTCAATAATAATATATAAGATACCAGACATCACTACATAATAACTTGATGGTATATCTAATTTAAGCGTATGGAGTACCAACACAATAAAGAACGAAATTTCACATAGTTAGGAATTTAAGAAAATAGCAGTGACAACTGACTCTCTAAGAACATGTTCACGTTGAATGCGGTAGGTTTGGCCAAATTAATCACCCACATATGGAAGCCAGGCATGCAGCCAACATGCAACTTGAGCAATTCAGCTTCCTTGGCCTGTTTTTAGAGAAATTCAGACCTCTAAGATGCACATTTGTACTGTAATTAACATACATCATATCTAATCTGTGGAATATTAAACATTTTTTCGGAAATCACCCGCACCATCTGGAAATACCCAAATCCCAGTTAGAATGACCAATACATGGTGAAGTGCTCCACATGTTTACATCATGTGGCACATGCAGCTACTAAACATCCGATAACTTCTTTTCTAGTGGCCACAAAAGTTGAAGGCAAAATCGCAAAAGAATTTAATGTCTGAATCCTTGAAGATACAGATTATGATGATTGCAGTACAGTGTGCAGAGTACGTCTTTGAAAAGGAAAAACATCAAGCAGTCGTAGATTTGGGGAGACTTAGCTATGGTTTATTCAGCTCATAGCATCATATGTGATCACGGAATCAATACATTTGTACTGTAATTAACATACATCATATCTTATCTATGGATCATTAAACATTTTTTCCAGAAATCACCCGCACCATCTGGAAATACCCAAATCCCAGATAAAATGACCAATAGATAGTGAAGTGATAGCACCACAAGTTCACACTTTCTAGTGGACACAAAAGTTGAAGGCAAAAACACAGGAGAATTTAATATCTAAATCCTTGAATATACAGATTATGATGATTGTGGTACAGTGTGCAGAGTATGTCTTCGAAAAGGATAAACATCCAGTAGTCGTAGATTTGGGGAGACTTAGCTATGGTTTATTCAGCTCATAGCATCATATGTGATCATGGAATCAATACATGTCAAAAGCAAATATTGGCCTGGTGGAACCCAAGTCATTCTTCAGGTCTATGATTATATTCTGTACAATGGTAGTAGGACCACGGTAATAATAGCACAATCAGCAGGGAACTATATCTAAAGCAACCATATACTATATTATTCCAGTTAAAATGAGCAGGAACTAGACCCAGCACCTTAAAACTAATGCAAGAATGCATGCCTGAATATTCCTTATCAATCATTTGTTGGGGTCGGCAAAAAGGAGCTTACTGCTAAGTGTCAAATTAAAACATGCTCAGACCATGAGACTAGACCAATCATAAATCAGTGGGTGGAAGTAACCATTTGTATAAACCGCAGTTTCAACTTATTTGATTAAACTGAGAACAGGACATGGCACTGAAACTGTGGTTAAGAGCATGTGAAGCAGTCTGGATCTTCACTAAGGAAAACCATATGGTTGCATTTCTTTTCTATTTGCAAGCAGTCAGCATACCGCTGCTCGAACTTACAGCAGTTTGTTCAGTTTTTAACTTCATACTAATAATGAACTAACCTTCTTCATGGAGAGGGAAGCATTTAAAAAAAGAAACAAATGCAGAAAGAATAATGCATTGAAGTGTTGTATGCCAACAAAATTACCAGGTTAAACAGAACAATAGTGTATGTAAGGATCATCAAAACTCTACATGGCAGTGGAGTAGTTATCTACTTCTAACAAAGATAGAATAGAaacatactccctccattctttgatataagccatatagtttttagCACGAAAATTAAAGAGCACACATTTAGGAATAATTACACCAGGTTTGATCAGGATTCCACTGAACAATTGATGTGAGAAAACTGAGGACTTTGCATAACATAAGTAAACATAAACTAAACCCTTAAAAAATTGTCGAGACAAGTGGTGCAACGGAATACACCTTATATTCTGGATTTTTTTCTCAAAAAGCTACATGGCTTATATctaggaatggagggagtattaatGAAGAATCAGGAATTTAAGCCATTCAGAACATACAAAGAACAATCTTGCATCCTAGCTCATAGAAGTAAGGGCACACTTCTAATAAATACTGTATAGAAAGATATTAATGAAGAATCGGGAATTTGAGCCATTCAGAACTTACAATGGAACAATCTTGCATCCTAGCTCATAGAAGTAGGGGCACCGAACCCTCAAATCAACACAGGCTGCATCAGCTTGGATCTCCTTGCGAGTTCTGCAGCATTATATGACCTTAAGACATCGATCTCTTCCAGGATAAACTCCAGCATACTACAAAGTAAGCAACACTAGCCATAAAACTAAAGCAATGGATATTCTGCTTAAGAGCACTTCATCAAGTTGGTGAGAGGTACTTCCATGTAATTTTGTTGAGATGAGAATGATAACTAACATGCATCCCTCTTAACAATTGATGTGTACGCAGCAATGCGAACAAAGATTACAGAGAAACCTACTTCTGGGTGAAGCAAGGGGGTACATTTATCGACACCGCTTGTTCTAGAGACAGCATCCCGTGTGCAAGCCAGAATGGAAGGTCTACCTTCGCACCTTTTTCAACCTGAACATAGAGAAAATAATCAGTTCACTTTTTGTCGGGAGCAGAGAAAATACCCCAATTCATTTTCCGCAGCAGCAGGAAGTGCTCAAAACACGATGCATCTAAGATCTAACCCCCAGTTGGTGTTCATTAAAAAACATGGCACACCGGGGGAAAGAGAAAGCAGTTATGCATTTCAGGTAAACATCATTTAACATTTTAACTAGTGCACATATCTCGGAAGTAATTTGTAAAAGAACAACCGGAGCATATTGGTAATTAGAATCATCAGTTCATCACCCTCACACTCGGGTGTTACCCTCATTAGCTCTAAAATCCATCACCAGGTTTAGCATAACAAATACTAGCACATTACTGAACAGAAGCATTGGACAGATACTTACACTGTTTCTCTCAGCACCGGGATCTAGCAGACCCACGCCATTGGCAGTTACTTGGAAAACAGCCGAAATAGGCTGCAATTACATTAGAACATATTCACGCCATCTGTATCCGTACAAGCATAAACGGAGCAGATGATAAGACGAGCTCGGTTACCTCCTCCTCCATGAGGATGTCATCGACGTCGTAGTAAGAGGGCATTTCACCGAGTGCGATAGATCAGCTGCCCGTACTGCTTCTTGGCCGCCGGCTCAGTCCTCCGGTCACCGACCGTGCTCCTGAAGAGAAAGAGGGGTCAGAGCGGAGAGAGGAGATGCCGTTCCCCGCCGCCACCTGCTCGCCGCTCTCCTCCCGGGAGGGAGAACGGAGAGGATAGGgcgagagaggagagaggaggcACTGACCACCGCTCGCCGCGCCCgatagccgccgccgccgcagggaGAGTGCGAGATTGGGGGAGAGATTCGGGAGGGAGAGAGTGGGTTGAGAGATGGGAAATGTTTCGGGCGGTGAGGCCAAAAGCGGGCCCGCGAGGTTCGTCGCCCATCCCGCCAATTTTTCTGCAAGGATTTTAATTTTGGAGGGAACATTTCCAAAAATATGGTTGTTTATTTTTTTCCCATAAAGGGAGATTTAATGATTTACTATCAGCTTAGTTGTTCCAAACATTATACTATCTCTATTCCTGTTTATAAGGTGCATGGTATTTCCATTTTCCAATCAATACTCCCCCACACTGGTTTATTAGTCCATCACCATATTTCAAATAAAAAACTATAACCATTTAGTAAAAAATACAAAATATATGTAATGATTAGGTTGGATATCTTTCGGATTTTCACAATGACTCATAAATGTTAAATTTATCATCAAGATCACAATAAGAATAACTCATTGAAAATATGTGAACACGTAGACTTTATTTATACAAAGCGGACAACGGACTTAGCTTTATTACATATAAATAATTTGTCTCGCTAGATGCAAGAGACACTAATAAAAAGTTCACTAATAACGATTACAACTTTATTCAAATTGATAACTAAGGACATAGATGATAAATGTAGAGGGGGAGTGTCGTCAACCATCAACATCTTGCTCGCCATCAAACACGCGCGTCTCCTCCTCACCCCACGGCGGCTCCTCAAGCGGTAGGTCATGTTTTCAAACAAAACAGCATAAGTATCAAATACTAGCAGCTTGCAATAAGCGCTGGTAAGGAAAAACATTTATAATGCATAATATCAAATATATATACCTTCTTCATCGGTGATCTCCTCTGGTATTGGTGCTACATTCAAAGTCAATAACTTTTGCATGATTCCATTAAAGGTGAATGGTTCTCATTGCATAAAAATCTCCCTGACATGATCTTCGTATCTAGGGGGAATCGAACGCAACACCCCAACCACCGCATGATCGTCGGGCATGTGGTAGTTCCAAGTATTCAAAAGGTTAGAGTGAGCTTTACGCAATCTTTCCATGTGACTTCCCAAGCATGTGTTCTCTTCCATCTTCATGGATAAGAACTCGTCCAAGTGCTTGTACCTCATGAGTATGTCTCGTCCAAAGAACATTGACTTGAGTCTAATGATCATATCCATTGGACTAGAGCGTCCAAACCACACTTGTAACTCGGGATCCATGGTACTTTGCATGAGACTTTCGACATAGATGAACAAATCACGGCGCTGCAGATAGAACACCTTTTCCTCCGTGCATGTGTTGTCCTCGGGTTTATCTCCTACAGTTCCGTTAAAACATAGGGCACACTATTCTTCCATAGTACATTCTTTAGGCGTTGGTACCATTCTATGAAGTTTGTTCCATTATTTTTAAGGTTTTCACCCCACAAGAAGTGTTTATCATCAAGATAAACTTATGCAAAATCCATAATCTACAAGGACATTTGCAAGGACATTAAGACTAATTTCATAATTATTGTGAGTTCAAGTTTTAATCAAATTATTAAATGAGCTCCCATGATCTTGAAGGGCAACACatcgatctccatcatcatcatcaacgtCTCCATCGCCGACCCCCTTTGTCTACTTGGTTGTGATCAAAACTCGATCTATTAGGATTTGCACGTGTATACAATTGTACCTTCATATTCAATCCATAGTATTATCATGATATTGATCCCCTTCATGTATGAGTAGTTCATTTGTTCTTCGGGAGATATGGAGAAACCCTAGTAATATTATGATGTGAAATAAAGATGAATTATACCTTTGATCTATGATTGTGTGTCAGTTCTCTCTCTAGAAATTATGTGAagtgcaccatgtaatattttCCTTAGGGACTAGAAAGGGAACTACTCTTTGAAGTATGATATTGTGGCGGGAAGTGACATTACCGTGACGGTGCTCTatcatatggaagagggggataaAAGAGAGACTAACTAAGCTCATATCGATAACCATGGGGAAACCCTTAATTGTGATGGTCAACATGTGCTTGCAGAAGGCTAGTGATACGttacaaacgtatctataatttttgatgatccatgcttgttttacaccaattgatatatgttttgtttacacttcgtgacacttttatgcattttacggaactaacctattgataagatGCCATAGTACCAGTTCCTTGTTTTATGTTGTTTTGTAtcttagaaaagttgtacaggaaatattctcggaattggacgaaaaaagccaaaattcctatttttcccggagcgAAGACGGAGTACAGAGAAGAGACGGAGGAGTGCCATAGGgtggccagaccatgcctaggcgcggcctggccctggcccgcgcctaggggtggtctggggccaccaggcctccaccgacctcgctctttcgcctatataaagctcccgacgcaaaaaccctaaatatacaAGCCTCCATCCAAGTTTAGTAGCTCCTCCGCCGTCGCAGACAATATCCGGgggcagaagtctctgttccggcacgctgcggggacggggaattgccccggagccatctccatagactccaccgccatctccatcgccgttgtTGACTCATATGATgacgagtgagtagttctcccccgaggctgagggctttaccggtagctatgtggtttatctctctcccatggtgtgatctttatgtgaccatgagctttgtaatctagatgtcgttatgctattcaagtggattttacttatgcgatctccggagactccttgttccacgtgtaaaggtgacggtgtgtgcaccgtgtgggtctcttatgctatatttcacagaatacttgttcacttaattatgatttgagttggatgtctctataaaattgtggtgtgttagtacctcctatgaatgctcaaattgatagtgtggggtgttcattagtacttgggaatacatcttcgaggtttgcttttgcagccctacgcggtgaattagtgtttgttatccaaccggagagtagttcagaatagcatagtgaaatgCTTatgtttatattcctttatgataacgttgttgagagtgtccactagcgaaagtatgatccctaggccttgttttcaaacatcgaatcaccgtttattttctgttttactgcatgtttacttgctgccatatttattcagattgttattaccactcatattaatccatatcacttgcattttactatctctttgtCGAACtactgcacctatacacctgacaagtgtattaggtgtgttgggacacaagagacttcttgtatcttaattgcaggattgcttgagaaggatatctttgacctctacctccctgagttcgataaaccttgggtgatccacttaaggaaaacttgatgcGGTTctattcttttgatcccctgccgcatttgaaacgttgaggactctactggctaatgcgtcccacatgtcagcctctatgaacaataaatatttcctttgttggagttatttttgatccctaatttctggttatttgttttttttgggatcccgtgccgccttggaaacattgaggatgttgctgcctcatgggtcccgcatgtcatcctctcataacgataaatgtttcttttatggGATTTTttgccaactgatttttggcttattttttctttcgatccctgccacctttaaaacgttgaggacgctgctggctcatgggtcctacatgtcaacctctatgaacaataaacctttcatttgtttgatttatttttgacccctaatttctggctatttgctttttttctttcgatctcatgccgcctctgaaacattgagactctgctggctcatgggtcccacatgccagactctatgaacaataaaagtttcttttgttggatttattttttatcttaattactggctatttgccttttttgatcccttgccgcctttgaaactaagaggacgttGCTGACCCATGGGTCTCACATCTCAGCCTCTCTAAACGATAAACTTTTTTCTCTGTAAGATTTATTTTGTATCtctaatttctagctatttgccttttctttcgatcccctactgCCTttgaaacgtagaggacgctgctgcctcatgggtcccacatgtcagcctctaagaacCATAAGtttctttgttggatttattttttactccaatttctggctatttgccttttttcgatccactgccgcctttgaaacgtttaggacGATCCTGGCCCATGagccccacatgtcagcctctctgaacgataaacatttcctttcttagATTAATTTTTGACCCCAAATATCtggctatttgcatttttctttcgatccactgccgcctttgaaacgttgaagcagcttctgcaaaatgggacccacatatcatcatctctgaactataaatcatgaggctgctgctgctgtaaaatgggtctgacatgtcagcctctttgttcaATAAATGTTTCCTCTCTCAAAATTATTTTTGACCCCTGATTTTTTActactttgctttttctttcatGGGTCGGCTTAGTTTTTTGGTTGACCTGTCAAAGGAAGGCATTCGGTCCGAACCacgtgcttagtgggccggctcatttaggttttgaccagtcaacccgaGAAGTAAGGCCCGACCCACGTACCTAATTAACC encodes:
- the LOC127302710 gene encoding DNA replication complex GINS protein PSF3, which produces MPSYYDVDDILMEEEPISAVFQVTANGVGLLDPGAERNSVEKGAKVDLPFWLAHGMLSLEQAVSINVPPCFTQKTRKEIQADAACVDLRVRCPYFYELGCKIVPLVSDKSIGQFLRYAFVSRYKEILSKSHSSSTTTVPKFTPRLTKEEARVFDSARESMTAFKKWRVGGARLQKASILGRKRKTKLPDGSSTS